A genomic stretch from Chelmon rostratus isolate fCheRos1 chromosome 14, fCheRos1.pri, whole genome shotgun sequence includes:
- the nup98 gene encoding nuclear pore complex protein Nup98-Nup96 isoform X1, producing the protein MFNKSFGTPFGGGTGGFGTSSTFGQQNAGFGTAGGFGTSAFGTTTNAGGLFGSTQNKPGGLFGSSTFSQPATSSTSTGFGFGAASGTSTSLFGNTGTGTTGGLFSQPNNAFGANKPTSFGSFGTSTSSGGLFGSTNTTSNPFGGTTSLFGGSGFSAAQQPGTTVKFNPPTGNDTMVKAGVTTSINTKHQCITAMKEYENKSLEELRLEDYQAGRKGPTNPMAAGTGSLFGSATATSSATTGLFGSSAPNASFSFGQNKSTFGAAAPATGGFGTTTGSLFGPQPPQQAGSLFKPFGQPTTTQSTGFSFGNTNTMGQANTSSMGLFGNTAASQPSGLFGAAQTSTATGFGTGTGLFSQPNAGFGNVGTQQSLFGNKTAGFGTTTSAPSFGTGTGLFGNKPALTLGTGTNTSTFGFGANPAGGSLFGNKPATGGLGTGLGTSFGTAVGTGHTSLFGNNQNKLGTALGTMGTFGTTGFNSGTNNLGFGAPQQPVALTDPSAAAAQQAMLQQQLSVLAYSPYGDSPLFRNQLSDPKKKEERLKPTNPTAQKALTTPTHYKLTPRPATRVRPKALSSSGASKSQLFDGLDDDEPSLTNGAFIPRKSIKKLVLKNLNSSQYSSPINKETDDLASPSEYPQNGHSHIEEEEELREVPGPSSRADDDPEVTQFYVNPIAKPIPQGRAQTSLQDTISDLNMHKTARNGLELSSEDVSASLGEESLQEEREEEQQESQQAPHPAGIVLNRVGYYTIPSMEDLADMVDDNGECVVENFSVGRKGYGSVFFPGEVTVTGLNLDEIVHFRRKEVIVYPDDKNKPPEGEGLNRRAEVTLDGVWPNDKTTCTQIRSPERLTEMNYEGRLEKASRKQGARFLEYRPETGSWVFEVAHFSKYGLQDSDEEEDVLPKTDPKKLKTMMSLPPTRLQQQLPPSQQQVVPQAQSTVVMDLPGGVAELDSDMADITQSFPTESMLGGEEDGDLMTGEMDTLGGKLGGLITAEHDGVSASSHIASSLGINPHTLQIMKASLFAEDEEESDLFQDHRAMKVSTDISSPRLVLPGAQSRPSVGLLQACFTSGPLSQLSQSPRPFLSPLSRASPGVAESPRPLHWAGQGPSSFPLASRTPEPSVRTVGVRRLGGPIPLKESVSQGKRSLLMDAGLFVGRSFRVGWGPGWTLVHCGHRLSSPPGKQLDHQELMAKTDFSFLPKPARNKPLIESPYKVVLEQLVGLEPPAVKTFEEDEEESQAVLQRPLEICLKNSTVDTIEASACPLVRPQPGVAALHEYAEWITDLNDKQRDADSLLGYWSEVWTLCEALWGRLGPADQEPDIETPSEYEQQLERRRTFSAWLSRGATCRVEEEVALAGKGRHTEAIFSYLTGNRISEACRLAQKEGDHRLSLLLSQAMGSQYCRDLLALQLADWNRMQTDCYLAEERLRIFTLLAGKPVWQLSDSVVNVCSELDWKRCLAVHLWFMLPPTASVADALAKYEAAFQGSCEGVKYACAPLPPYLEAEQPDMEDEEEEEESKRPLHDLCFHLLKLYSDRHYSLQQLLDPLTITWERLDYRLSWHLWGVLQALHYSHLSASRQGLLHASYAAQLESAGLWHMAIFILLHIPDHTQRERAVREMLTLHCPPQETDESVRRERFLTERLLIPEKWIHEAKAIRARRDADRHQEALHLYRAGYWSQCHRLLIQHLASDCIINDNHDYLLEFLEGLAVPEHSATIQDWDTAGRVYLDYIRVIKTLQDIQQMENAGYELERLYTDVTSLCSRIELLPCSTARDRLAQSEMAKRVANILRVVLSLQQGDAAADSLSIPLTQLAPHITRLPMPEDYTLEELRGLTQSYLRQLIVSQ; encoded by the exons ATGTTCAACAAGTCATTTGGTACTCCCTTTGGTGGGGGGACAGGAGGTTTTGGCACCTCATCGACCTTTGGACAGCAAA ATGCAGGTTTTGGGACAGCAGGAGGCTTTGGGACGTCTGCGTTCGGGACCACGACCAATGCTGGAGGACTGTTTGGCTCTACGCAGAATAAACCTG GTGGTCTGTTTGGGTCCAGCACATTCAGCCAGCCAGCAACTTCCTCCACCAGCACTGGATTTGGTTTTGGTGCAGCAAGCGGCACTTCAACTAGCCTGTTTGGCAACACCGGAACAGGCACCACCGGGGGACTCTTCTCCCAGCCGAACAATGCTTTCGGTGCCAACAAACCCACCTCTTTTGGAA GCTTTGGGACAAGCACCAGCAGTGGAGGGCTGTTTGGGTCGACCAACACCACCTCTAACCCTTTCGGTGGAACAACTTCCCTCTTTGGAGGATCTGGGTTCTCTGCTGCCCAGCAGCCAGGGACAACTGTAAAATTCAAT CCTCCAACGGGAAATGACACAATGGTGAAAGCAGGTGTGACCACAAGTATCAACACTAAACACCAATGTATCACAGCCATGAAGGAGTACGAAAACAAATCCCTGGAG GAGTTGAGGTTAGAGGACTATCAAGCGGGCAGGAAGGGCCCGACCAATCCAATGGCTGCAGGGACAGGTAGTTTGTTTGGATCGGCCACTGCCACATCCAGCGCCACCACCGGTCTGTTTGGTTCATCTGCACCCAATGCAAGCTTCTCCTTTGGCCAGAACAAGAGCACCTTTGGAGCAGCAG CACCAGCCACCGGTGGTTTCGGTACTACCACAGGAAGTCTCTTTGGTCCGCAGCCCCCGCAACAAGCCGGCAGCCTCTTCAAGCCGTTTGGTCAGCCCACCACTACACAGAGCACTGGCTTCTCCTTTGGTAACACTAATACTATGGGACAGGCCAACACCAGCAGCATG GGTTTGTTTGGAAACACGGCAGCGTCTCAACCAAGTGGGTTGTTCGGTGCTGCTCAGACGAGCACTGCCACTGGCTTTGGGACAGGAACCGGGCTGTTCAGCCAACCCAATGCTGGATTTGGAAATGTTGGCACTCAG CAAAGTTTATTCGGTAATAAGACAGCTGGGTTTGGCACCACCACCAGTGCCCCATCCTTTGGCACTGGCACTGGGCTCTTTGGCAACAAACCTGCTCTCACGCTGGGTACCGGAACCAACACTTCCACTTTTG GTTTTGGCGCAAACCCTGCTGGAGGGAGTTTGTTTGGCAACAAGCCAGCCACTGGAGGGCTGGGCACAGGACTGGGAACCAGTTTCGGAACAG CAGTGGGCACAGGACACACATCTCTGTTTGGAAATAACCAGAACAAGCTGGGCACCGCACTGGGAACGATGGGAACTTTTGGAACAACTGGGTTCAACAGCGGAACCAACAACCTGGGCTTCGGAGCTCCGCAGCAACCCGTCG CCCTCACAGATCCGAGTGCAGCGGCCGCCCAGCAGGCCATGCTTCAGCAACAGCTCAGTGTTCTGGCGTACTCACCGTACGGAGACTCTCCACTGTTCAGAAACCAGCTGTCAGACCccaagaagaaagaggag CGTTTGAAACCAACCAATCCGACGGCCCAGAAGGCTCTGACCACTCCCACTCACTACAAGCTGACCCCTCGACCTGCGACCAGGGTCCGCCCCAAAGCCCTGTCGTCATCAGGGGCGTCCAAGTCGCAGCTCTTTGACGGCCTGGATGACGACGAGCCCTCACTCACTAACGGAGCCTTCATACCCAG GAAGAGCATCAAGAAACTTGTGCTGAAGAACTTGAACAGCAGTCAGTACAGCAGTCCGATCAACAAGGAGACAGACGATCTCGCTTCACCATCAGAGTACCCACAAAACGGACACAG tcatattgaggaggaggaggagctgagggaggtGCCGGGCCCCAGCAGCCGGGCAGACGATGACCCAGAGGTAACCCAGTTTTACGTCAACCCTATCGCCAAGCCGATCCCACAGGGCCGCGCCCAGACCAGCCTGCAGGACACCATTAGCGACCTCAACATGCACAAAACGGCCAGGAACGGACTGGAG CTGAGCAGTGAGGATGTGTCAGCGTCTCTGGGGGAGGAGTCTCtgcaagaggagagagaggaggaacagcaggAGTCCCAACAGGCTCCTCACCCAGCAG GCATTGTTCTGAACCGTGTTGGTTATTACACCATCCCCTCCATGGAGGATCTGGCTGACATGGTGGATGATAATGGAGAGTGTGTCGTGGAAAACTTCTCTGTTGGCAGGAAAG GCTACGGCTCCGTCTTCTTCCCTGGTGAGGTGACTGTGACGGGCCTGAACCTCGATGAGATTGTCCACTTCAGGCGCAAAGAGGTCATTGTGTACCCAGATGACAAAAACAAGCCACCAGAGGGAGAGGGGCTTAACAG GCGAGCGGAGGTGACTCTGGACGGTGTTTGGCCAAATGACAAGACAACCTGCACTCAGATCAGGAGCCCTGAGCGCCTGACTGAGATGAACTACGAAGGTCGGCTGGAGAAAGCCTCACGCAAACAGGGGGCCCGTTTCTTGGAGTACAGACCTGAGACCGGATCCTGGGTCTTTGAG GTGGCCCATTTCTCCAAATATGGTCTGCAGGATTctgacgaggaggaggatgtcCTGCCCAAAACTGATCCCAAAAAGCTGAAGACTATGATGTCACTTCCTCCCACCAGGCTGCAGCAACAGCTTCCTCCCTCCCAGCAGCAGGTGGTGCCACAGGCTCAG tCCACTGTTGTCATGGATCTTCCGGGGGGTGTGGCGGAGCTTGACAGTGACATGGCTGACATCACCCAGAGTTTCCCAACAGAGAGCAtgctgggaggagaggaggatggtgaCCTGATGACAGGAGAGATGGACACATTGGGCGGGAAGCTCGGAGGTTTGATCACTGCAGAGCATGATGGTGTCTCTGCATCCAGCCACATAGCGTCCTCGCTGGGGATCAACCCACACACCCTCCAG ATCATGAAGGCGTCTCTGTttgctgaggatgaggaggagagcgaCTTGTTCCAGGATCACAGAGCGATGAAGGTCTCCACTGACATCTCTTCCCCTCGCCTCGTCCTGCCAGGAGCGCAGAGCCGACCCTCTG tgggTCTCCTTCAGGCGTGCTTTACTTCTGGCCCCCTCTCCCAGCTGTCACAGTCTCCCcgcccttttctttctcctctgtctcgGGCGTCTCCTGGAGTCGCCGAATCCCCCCGGCCATTACACTGGGCGGGGCAGGGCCCCTCATCATTCCCTCTGGCCTCTCGAACTCCAGAGCCTTCGGTCAGGACGGTTGGCGTCCGGCGGCTGGGCGGTCCCATCCCCCTCAAAGAGTCAGTCTCTCAGGGGAAG AGGAGTCTGTTGATGGATGCAGGGCTGTTTGTGGGCCGTTCCTTTCGGGTTGGTTGGGGTCCAGGCTGGACCCTGGTGCACTGCGGCCACCGGCTGAGCTCACCGCCAGGCAAACAGCTCGATCACCAAGAGCTGATGGCCAAAACTGACTTCAGCTTCCTGCCAAAACCTGCCAGGAACAAACC TCTGATAGAAAGCCCCTATAAGGTAGTGCTGGAGCAGCTGGTTGGTCTGGAGCCTCCAGCAGTGAAGACCtttgaggaagatgaagaggagagccAGGCGGTGCTGCAGCGCCCACTGGAGATCTGTCTGAAGAACAGCACTGTCGACACCATAGAGGCGTCTGCCTGTCCTCTGGTCCGACCTCAGCCCGGCGTGGCGGCTCTGCATGAATATGCCGAGTGGATCACCGATCTGAACGACAAGCAGAGAGATGCagact CCCTCCTCGGTTACTGGTCTGAGGTCTGGACCTTGTGTGAGGCCTTGTGGGGCCGGTTGGGCCCCGCAGATCAGGAGCCAGACATTGAGACTCCCAGCGAGTacgagcagcagctggagaggaggcGGACCTTCTCAGCCTGGCTGTCCCGTGGAGCCACCTGtagggtggaggaggaggtggcgcTGGCAGGGAAGGGTCGCCACACAGAGGCCATCTTCAGCTACCTGACGGGAAACCGCATCAGTGAAGCGTGTCGACTGGCACAGAAGGAAG GAGACCACCGTctgtccctgctgctgtctcaggCCATGGGCTCCCAGTACTGCCGTGACCTGCTGGCCCTTCAGCTCGCCGACTGGAACCGCATGCAGACCGACTGCTATCTGGCTGAGGAACGACTGCGCATCTTCACACTGCTTGCTGGGAAACCT GTGTGGCAGTTGTCCGACTCTGTGGTGAACGTGTGCTCCGAGTTGGACTGGAAGCGCTGCTTGGCCGTCCACCTCTGGTTCATGTTACCTCCAACAGCCTCGGTGGCTGATGCCCTCGCTAAATATGAAGCCGCCTTCCAG GGCTCATGTGAGGGGGTAAAGTATGCCTGTGCCCCCCTGCCTCCATACCTAGAGGCCGAGCAGCCAGacatggaggatgaggaggaggaagaggagtctaAAAGGCCGCTGCACGACCTCTGCTTCCACCTGCTCAAACTTTATAGCGACAG ACACTACAGCCTACAGCAGCTGTTGGACCCTCTGACCATCACCTGGGAACGTCTGGATTACCGTCTGAGCTGGCACCTGTGGGGCGTCCTGCAGGCTCTGCACTACAGCCACCTGAGCGCCTCGCGGCAGGGACTCCTCCACGCCAGCTATGCCGCACAGCTGGAGAGTGCCGGCCTCTGGCACATGGCCATCTTCATCCTGCTACACATCCCCGACCACAC CCAGCGGGAGCGAGCGGTGAGGGAGATGCTGACCCTCCACTGCCCCCCGCAGGAGACAGATGAGTCCGTCCGGAGAGAGCGCTTCCTGACTGAGAGGCTGCTGATCCCAGAGAAGTGGATCCACGAGGCCAAGGCCATCCGAGCCCGCCGGGATGCTGACAGACACCAGGAGGCCCTGCACCTGTACCGTGCCGGATACTGGAGCCAGTGTCACCGGCTGCTGATCCAACACCTGGCCTCAG ACTGTATCATCAACGACAACCATGACTACTTGCTGGAGTTCCTGGAGGGGCTGGCGGTCCCTGAACATAGCGCCACCATCCAGGACTGGGACACTGCAGGGAGGGTTTACCTGGACTACATCAGAGTCATAAAGACTCTGCAAGATATCCAGCAG ATGGAAAACGCTGGTTACGAGCTGGAGCGTCTCTACACCGACGTGAcatctctctgcagcaggatCGAACTTCTGCCCTGCAGCACTGCCAGAGACCGCCTCGCCCAATCAG aAATGGCCAAGCGTGTGGCCAACATCCTACGCGTGGTGCTGAGCCTGCAGCAGGGCGACGCTGCGGCCGACTCCCTCAGCATCCCGCTCACCCAGCTTGCGCCGCACATCACCCGCCTGCCGATGCCAGAGGACTACACATTGGAGGAACTGCGAGGCCTCACGCAGTCGTACCTGCGACAGCTCATCGTCAGCCAATGA
- the nup98 gene encoding nuclear pore complex protein Nup98-Nup96 isoform X2, with amino-acid sequence MFNKSFGTPFGGGTGGFGTSSTFGQQNAGFGTAGGFGTSAFGTTTNAGGLFGSTQNKPGGLFGSSTFSQPATSSTSTGFGFGAASGTSTSLFGNTGTGTTGGLFSQPNNAFGANKPTSFGSFGTSTSSGGLFGSTNTTSNPFGGTTSLFGGSGFSAAQQPGTTVKFNPPTGNDTMVKAGVTTSINTKHQCITAMKEYENKSLEELRLEDYQAGRKGPTNPMAAGTGSLFGSATATSSATTGLFGSSAPNASFSFGQNKSTFGAAAPATGGFGTTTGSLFGPQPPQQAGSLFKPFGQPTTTQSTGFSFGNTNTMGQANTSSMGLFGNTAASQPSGLFGAAQTSTATGFGTGTGLFSQPNAGFGNVGTQQSLFGNKTAGFGTTTSAPSFGTGTGLFGNKPALTLGTGTNTSTFGFGANPAGGSLFGNKPATGGLGTGLGTSFGTVGTGHTSLFGNNQNKLGTALGTMGTFGTTGFNSGTNNLGFGAPQQPVALTDPSAAAAQQAMLQQQLSVLAYSPYGDSPLFRNQLSDPKKKEERLKPTNPTAQKALTTPTHYKLTPRPATRVRPKALSSSGASKSQLFDGLDDDEPSLTNGAFIPRKSIKKLVLKNLNSSQYSSPINKETDDLASPSEYPQNGHSHIEEEEELREVPGPSSRADDDPEVTQFYVNPIAKPIPQGRAQTSLQDTISDLNMHKTARNGLELSSEDVSASLGEESLQEEREEEQQESQQAPHPAGIVLNRVGYYTIPSMEDLADMVDDNGECVVENFSVGRKGYGSVFFPGEVTVTGLNLDEIVHFRRKEVIVYPDDKNKPPEGEGLNRRAEVTLDGVWPNDKTTCTQIRSPERLTEMNYEGRLEKASRKQGARFLEYRPETGSWVFEVAHFSKYGLQDSDEEEDVLPKTDPKKLKTMMSLPPTRLQQQLPPSQQQVVPQAQSTVVMDLPGGVAELDSDMADITQSFPTESMLGGEEDGDLMTGEMDTLGGKLGGLITAEHDGVSASSHIASSLGINPHTLQIMKASLFAEDEEESDLFQDHRAMKVSTDISSPRLVLPGAQSRPSVGLLQACFTSGPLSQLSQSPRPFLSPLSRASPGVAESPRPLHWAGQGPSSFPLASRTPEPSVRTVGVRRLGGPIPLKESVSQGKRSLLMDAGLFVGRSFRVGWGPGWTLVHCGHRLSSPPGKQLDHQELMAKTDFSFLPKPARNKPLIESPYKVVLEQLVGLEPPAVKTFEEDEEESQAVLQRPLEICLKNSTVDTIEASACPLVRPQPGVAALHEYAEWITDLNDKQRDADSLLGYWSEVWTLCEALWGRLGPADQEPDIETPSEYEQQLERRRTFSAWLSRGATCRVEEEVALAGKGRHTEAIFSYLTGNRISEACRLAQKEGDHRLSLLLSQAMGSQYCRDLLALQLADWNRMQTDCYLAEERLRIFTLLAGKPVWQLSDSVVNVCSELDWKRCLAVHLWFMLPPTASVADALAKYEAAFQGSCEGVKYACAPLPPYLEAEQPDMEDEEEEEESKRPLHDLCFHLLKLYSDRHYSLQQLLDPLTITWERLDYRLSWHLWGVLQALHYSHLSASRQGLLHASYAAQLESAGLWHMAIFILLHIPDHTQRERAVREMLTLHCPPQETDESVRRERFLTERLLIPEKWIHEAKAIRARRDADRHQEALHLYRAGYWSQCHRLLIQHLASDCIINDNHDYLLEFLEGLAVPEHSATIQDWDTAGRVYLDYIRVIKTLQDIQQMENAGYELERLYTDVTSLCSRIELLPCSTARDRLAQSEMAKRVANILRVVLSLQQGDAAADSLSIPLTQLAPHITRLPMPEDYTLEELRGLTQSYLRQLIVSQ; translated from the exons ATGTTCAACAAGTCATTTGGTACTCCCTTTGGTGGGGGGACAGGAGGTTTTGGCACCTCATCGACCTTTGGACAGCAAA ATGCAGGTTTTGGGACAGCAGGAGGCTTTGGGACGTCTGCGTTCGGGACCACGACCAATGCTGGAGGACTGTTTGGCTCTACGCAGAATAAACCTG GTGGTCTGTTTGGGTCCAGCACATTCAGCCAGCCAGCAACTTCCTCCACCAGCACTGGATTTGGTTTTGGTGCAGCAAGCGGCACTTCAACTAGCCTGTTTGGCAACACCGGAACAGGCACCACCGGGGGACTCTTCTCCCAGCCGAACAATGCTTTCGGTGCCAACAAACCCACCTCTTTTGGAA GCTTTGGGACAAGCACCAGCAGTGGAGGGCTGTTTGGGTCGACCAACACCACCTCTAACCCTTTCGGTGGAACAACTTCCCTCTTTGGAGGATCTGGGTTCTCTGCTGCCCAGCAGCCAGGGACAACTGTAAAATTCAAT CCTCCAACGGGAAATGACACAATGGTGAAAGCAGGTGTGACCACAAGTATCAACACTAAACACCAATGTATCACAGCCATGAAGGAGTACGAAAACAAATCCCTGGAG GAGTTGAGGTTAGAGGACTATCAAGCGGGCAGGAAGGGCCCGACCAATCCAATGGCTGCAGGGACAGGTAGTTTGTTTGGATCGGCCACTGCCACATCCAGCGCCACCACCGGTCTGTTTGGTTCATCTGCACCCAATGCAAGCTTCTCCTTTGGCCAGAACAAGAGCACCTTTGGAGCAGCAG CACCAGCCACCGGTGGTTTCGGTACTACCACAGGAAGTCTCTTTGGTCCGCAGCCCCCGCAACAAGCCGGCAGCCTCTTCAAGCCGTTTGGTCAGCCCACCACTACACAGAGCACTGGCTTCTCCTTTGGTAACACTAATACTATGGGACAGGCCAACACCAGCAGCATG GGTTTGTTTGGAAACACGGCAGCGTCTCAACCAAGTGGGTTGTTCGGTGCTGCTCAGACGAGCACTGCCACTGGCTTTGGGACAGGAACCGGGCTGTTCAGCCAACCCAATGCTGGATTTGGAAATGTTGGCACTCAG CAAAGTTTATTCGGTAATAAGACAGCTGGGTTTGGCACCACCACCAGTGCCCCATCCTTTGGCACTGGCACTGGGCTCTTTGGCAACAAACCTGCTCTCACGCTGGGTACCGGAACCAACACTTCCACTTTTG GTTTTGGCGCAAACCCTGCTGGAGGGAGTTTGTTTGGCAACAAGCCAGCCACTGGAGGGCTGGGCACAGGACTGGGAACCAGTTTCGGAACAG TGGGCACAGGACACACATCTCTGTTTGGAAATAACCAGAACAAGCTGGGCACCGCACTGGGAACGATGGGAACTTTTGGAACAACTGGGTTCAACAGCGGAACCAACAACCTGGGCTTCGGAGCTCCGCAGCAACCCGTCG CCCTCACAGATCCGAGTGCAGCGGCCGCCCAGCAGGCCATGCTTCAGCAACAGCTCAGTGTTCTGGCGTACTCACCGTACGGAGACTCTCCACTGTTCAGAAACCAGCTGTCAGACCccaagaagaaagaggag CGTTTGAAACCAACCAATCCGACGGCCCAGAAGGCTCTGACCACTCCCACTCACTACAAGCTGACCCCTCGACCTGCGACCAGGGTCCGCCCCAAAGCCCTGTCGTCATCAGGGGCGTCCAAGTCGCAGCTCTTTGACGGCCTGGATGACGACGAGCCCTCACTCACTAACGGAGCCTTCATACCCAG GAAGAGCATCAAGAAACTTGTGCTGAAGAACTTGAACAGCAGTCAGTACAGCAGTCCGATCAACAAGGAGACAGACGATCTCGCTTCACCATCAGAGTACCCACAAAACGGACACAG tcatattgaggaggaggaggagctgagggaggtGCCGGGCCCCAGCAGCCGGGCAGACGATGACCCAGAGGTAACCCAGTTTTACGTCAACCCTATCGCCAAGCCGATCCCACAGGGCCGCGCCCAGACCAGCCTGCAGGACACCATTAGCGACCTCAACATGCACAAAACGGCCAGGAACGGACTGGAG CTGAGCAGTGAGGATGTGTCAGCGTCTCTGGGGGAGGAGTCTCtgcaagaggagagagaggaggaacagcaggAGTCCCAACAGGCTCCTCACCCAGCAG GCATTGTTCTGAACCGTGTTGGTTATTACACCATCCCCTCCATGGAGGATCTGGCTGACATGGTGGATGATAATGGAGAGTGTGTCGTGGAAAACTTCTCTGTTGGCAGGAAAG GCTACGGCTCCGTCTTCTTCCCTGGTGAGGTGACTGTGACGGGCCTGAACCTCGATGAGATTGTCCACTTCAGGCGCAAAGAGGTCATTGTGTACCCAGATGACAAAAACAAGCCACCAGAGGGAGAGGGGCTTAACAG GCGAGCGGAGGTGACTCTGGACGGTGTTTGGCCAAATGACAAGACAACCTGCACTCAGATCAGGAGCCCTGAGCGCCTGACTGAGATGAACTACGAAGGTCGGCTGGAGAAAGCCTCACGCAAACAGGGGGCCCGTTTCTTGGAGTACAGACCTGAGACCGGATCCTGGGTCTTTGAG GTGGCCCATTTCTCCAAATATGGTCTGCAGGATTctgacgaggaggaggatgtcCTGCCCAAAACTGATCCCAAAAAGCTGAAGACTATGATGTCACTTCCTCCCACCAGGCTGCAGCAACAGCTTCCTCCCTCCCAGCAGCAGGTGGTGCCACAGGCTCAG tCCACTGTTGTCATGGATCTTCCGGGGGGTGTGGCGGAGCTTGACAGTGACATGGCTGACATCACCCAGAGTTTCCCAACAGAGAGCAtgctgggaggagaggaggatggtgaCCTGATGACAGGAGAGATGGACACATTGGGCGGGAAGCTCGGAGGTTTGATCACTGCAGAGCATGATGGTGTCTCTGCATCCAGCCACATAGCGTCCTCGCTGGGGATCAACCCACACACCCTCCAG ATCATGAAGGCGTCTCTGTttgctgaggatgaggaggagagcgaCTTGTTCCAGGATCACAGAGCGATGAAGGTCTCCACTGACATCTCTTCCCCTCGCCTCGTCCTGCCAGGAGCGCAGAGCCGACCCTCTG tgggTCTCCTTCAGGCGTGCTTTACTTCTGGCCCCCTCTCCCAGCTGTCACAGTCTCCCcgcccttttctttctcctctgtctcgGGCGTCTCCTGGAGTCGCCGAATCCCCCCGGCCATTACACTGGGCGGGGCAGGGCCCCTCATCATTCCCTCTGGCCTCTCGAACTCCAGAGCCTTCGGTCAGGACGGTTGGCGTCCGGCGGCTGGGCGGTCCCATCCCCCTCAAAGAGTCAGTCTCTCAGGGGAAG AGGAGTCTGTTGATGGATGCAGGGCTGTTTGTGGGCCGTTCCTTTCGGGTTGGTTGGGGTCCAGGCTGGACCCTGGTGCACTGCGGCCACCGGCTGAGCTCACCGCCAGGCAAACAGCTCGATCACCAAGAGCTGATGGCCAAAACTGACTTCAGCTTCCTGCCAAAACCTGCCAGGAACAAACC TCTGATAGAAAGCCCCTATAAGGTAGTGCTGGAGCAGCTGGTTGGTCTGGAGCCTCCAGCAGTGAAGACCtttgaggaagatgaagaggagagccAGGCGGTGCTGCAGCGCCCACTGGAGATCTGTCTGAAGAACAGCACTGTCGACACCATAGAGGCGTCTGCCTGTCCTCTGGTCCGACCTCAGCCCGGCGTGGCGGCTCTGCATGAATATGCCGAGTGGATCACCGATCTGAACGACAAGCAGAGAGATGCagact CCCTCCTCGGTTACTGGTCTGAGGTCTGGACCTTGTGTGAGGCCTTGTGGGGCCGGTTGGGCCCCGCAGATCAGGAGCCAGACATTGAGACTCCCAGCGAGTacgagcagcagctggagaggaggcGGACCTTCTCAGCCTGGCTGTCCCGTGGAGCCACCTGtagggtggaggaggaggtggcgcTGGCAGGGAAGGGTCGCCACACAGAGGCCATCTTCAGCTACCTGACGGGAAACCGCATCAGTGAAGCGTGTCGACTGGCACAGAAGGAAG GAGACCACCGTctgtccctgctgctgtctcaggCCATGGGCTCCCAGTACTGCCGTGACCTGCTGGCCCTTCAGCTCGCCGACTGGAACCGCATGCAGACCGACTGCTATCTGGCTGAGGAACGACTGCGCATCTTCACACTGCTTGCTGGGAAACCT GTGTGGCAGTTGTCCGACTCTGTGGTGAACGTGTGCTCCGAGTTGGACTGGAAGCGCTGCTTGGCCGTCCACCTCTGGTTCATGTTACCTCCAACAGCCTCGGTGGCTGATGCCCTCGCTAAATATGAAGCCGCCTTCCAG GGCTCATGTGAGGGGGTAAAGTATGCCTGTGCCCCCCTGCCTCCATACCTAGAGGCCGAGCAGCCAGacatggaggatgaggaggaggaagaggagtctaAAAGGCCGCTGCACGACCTCTGCTTCCACCTGCTCAAACTTTATAGCGACAG ACACTACAGCCTACAGCAGCTGTTGGACCCTCTGACCATCACCTGGGAACGTCTGGATTACCGTCTGAGCTGGCACCTGTGGGGCGTCCTGCAGGCTCTGCACTACAGCCACCTGAGCGCCTCGCGGCAGGGACTCCTCCACGCCAGCTATGCCGCACAGCTGGAGAGTGCCGGCCTCTGGCACATGGCCATCTTCATCCTGCTACACATCCCCGACCACAC CCAGCGGGAGCGAGCGGTGAGGGAGATGCTGACCCTCCACTGCCCCCCGCAGGAGACAGATGAGTCCGTCCGGAGAGAGCGCTTCCTGACTGAGAGGCTGCTGATCCCAGAGAAGTGGATCCACGAGGCCAAGGCCATCCGAGCCCGCCGGGATGCTGACAGACACCAGGAGGCCCTGCACCTGTACCGTGCCGGATACTGGAGCCAGTGTCACCGGCTGCTGATCCAACACCTGGCCTCAG ACTGTATCATCAACGACAACCATGACTACTTGCTGGAGTTCCTGGAGGGGCTGGCGGTCCCTGAACATAGCGCCACCATCCAGGACTGGGACACTGCAGGGAGGGTTTACCTGGACTACATCAGAGTCATAAAGACTCTGCAAGATATCCAGCAG ATGGAAAACGCTGGTTACGAGCTGGAGCGTCTCTACACCGACGTGAcatctctctgcagcaggatCGAACTTCTGCCCTGCAGCACTGCCAGAGACCGCCTCGCCCAATCAG aAATGGCCAAGCGTGTGGCCAACATCCTACGCGTGGTGCTGAGCCTGCAGCAGGGCGACGCTGCGGCCGACTCCCTCAGCATCCCGCTCACCCAGCTTGCGCCGCACATCACCCGCCTGCCGATGCCAGAGGACTACACATTGGAGGAACTGCGAGGCCTCACGCAGTCGTACCTGCGACAGCTCATCGTCAGCCAATGA